In Woeseia oceani, one DNA window encodes the following:
- the hisA gene encoding 1-(5-phosphoribosyl)-5-[(5-phosphoribosylamino)methylideneamino]imidazole-4-carboxamide isomerase, translating to MKIIPAIDLKDGCCVRLFKGDFAQQTHYSAEPLVVARQFHDYGFRYLHVVDLDGAQSGQQINRDCVKQLVAESGLSVQLGGGIRDLETVNAWLQAGVQRLVIGSLAVTESATVLAWMKEFGADRFVLALDCRCDDNGVPWLATHGWVRQSDVTLWDCIARYEDAGLRHVLCTDVSRDGAMSGPSVDLYREIRERFPAIELQASGGVRNISDLKDLRSLGAAGAITGRALLDGCITAQEIASFQQNV from the coding sequence ATGAAAATAATCCCGGCAATTGATCTGAAAGACGGCTGTTGCGTGCGCCTGTTCAAAGGCGACTTCGCACAGCAAACTCACTACAGTGCCGAGCCGCTGGTCGTTGCTCGCCAGTTTCATGATTACGGTTTTCGCTACCTGCACGTTGTCGATCTCGACGGAGCCCAAAGTGGCCAGCAGATTAACAGGGACTGCGTCAAGCAACTCGTCGCGGAAAGCGGCTTGTCAGTCCAGCTCGGTGGCGGAATTCGCGACCTCGAAACCGTCAACGCATGGCTGCAAGCCGGGGTGCAACGGCTGGTTATCGGCAGTCTTGCCGTTACTGAATCCGCCACGGTGCTGGCATGGATGAAAGAGTTTGGCGCGGACCGTTTCGTACTTGCACTCGATTGCCGCTGCGATGACAACGGCGTTCCCTGGCTCGCGACGCACGGCTGGGTTCGCCAGTCGGACGTCACGCTGTGGGACTGCATCGCACGTTACGAGGACGCTGGATTGCGTCATGTCCTGTGCACGGATGTCAGTCGCGACGGCGCCATGAGCGGGCCGTCAGTGGACCTGTACCGCGAGATACGGGAACGCTTTCCGGCCATCGAACTGCAGGCCTCCGGCGGCGTTCGTAACATCAGCGATCTGAAAGACCTGCGCAGCCTTGGCGCTGCCGGTGCCATCACCGGTCGCGCCCTGCTCGACGGTTGCATCACGGCACAGGAGATAGCGTCATTCCAGCAAAACGTATAA
- a CDS encoding YerC/YecD family TrpR-related protein, protein MKPNRQDSDTERESAENALFTALSSLRGLEEFRYFLKDLCTPAELQALVDRWQVVGLLQEDLPYRRIHELTGVSVTTIGRVARFLSDGHGGYQTALERSKQQSPRKINVSH, encoded by the coding sequence ATGAAACCCAATCGACAGGACTCCGATACCGAGCGCGAAAGCGCGGAAAACGCGTTGTTTACGGCGTTGAGTTCCTTGCGCGGGCTCGAAGAGTTCCGCTATTTCCTGAAAGACCTGTGCACGCCGGCTGAGCTCCAGGCCCTGGTCGATCGCTGGCAGGTCGTCGGCCTGTTGCAGGAAGATCTGCCCTATCGCCGTATCCACGAGCTTACTGGCGTCAGCGTGACCACCATCGGCCGGGTCGCGCGCTTCCTGAGCGACGGCCATGGCGGTTACCAGACCGCCCTGGAGCGCAGCAAGCAACAAAGCCCTCGCAAAATTAACGTCTCCCACTAG
- the hisB gene encoding bifunctional histidinol-phosphatase/imidazoleglycerol-phosphate dehydratase HisB, which yields MVSSSVLFVDRDGTLVEEPEDFQVDRLDKIKLLPAVIPSLIRLVNAGYRLVMVSNQDGLGTETFPQDDFERCQSHIVSLFASQGIRFDEILICPHRDDDGCACRKPRTGLLTRYLASTDLDIDRSAVIGDRETDMQLAENLGVRGILVSPNGTWDQSWPGIASALLDIERQADVRRETKETRIRIQVNLDNEQPVSIDTGLGFLDHMLEQIARHGGFSMQVKCDGDLHIDEHHTVEDIALCLGQALREALGNKLGIGRFGFLLPMDETEAKVSIDLSGRPYFVFDGNFPRAEVGGLATELVPHFFRSLADALAASLHIEVRGENTHHMVEACFKSTGRALRQAVRIEGDSLPSTKGMLA from the coding sequence ATTGTGAGTTCATCCGTCCTTTTTGTAGACCGAGACGGCACGCTGGTCGAAGAACCTGAAGACTTCCAGGTCGACAGACTCGATAAGATTAAGCTCCTGCCCGCGGTAATTCCGTCGCTCATTCGTCTGGTCAATGCCGGTTACCGCCTGGTGATGGTGAGCAACCAGGATGGCTTGGGTACAGAAACTTTTCCACAAGACGATTTTGAGCGTTGCCAGTCTCACATCGTTTCCCTGTTCGCAAGTCAGGGCATCAGATTCGATGAGATCCTGATCTGCCCGCACCGGGACGATGACGGCTGCGCCTGTCGCAAGCCGCGTACAGGGTTGCTGACCCGCTATTTGGCCAGTACCGATCTCGATATAGATCGCAGCGCCGTCATCGGTGACCGCGAGACGGATATGCAGCTCGCGGAGAATCTCGGAGTTCGCGGCATCCTGGTCTCGCCAAACGGCACATGGGACCAGTCCTGGCCCGGTATCGCCAGCGCGCTGCTGGATATTGAACGCCAAGCTGATGTCCGCCGCGAAACCAAGGAGACCCGTATTCGGATACAGGTGAATCTCGACAACGAACAACCTGTGAGCATCGACACCGGCCTCGGCTTTCTCGACCACATGCTCGAACAAATCGCGCGGCATGGCGGGTTCAGCATGCAAGTGAAATGCGACGGCGATTTGCACATCGACGAGCACCACACGGTTGAAGATATTGCGCTGTGCCTGGGACAGGCGCTGCGCGAAGCACTCGGCAACAAACTCGGGATCGGTCGTTTCGGTTTCTTGCTGCCGATGGACGAAACAGAAGCCAAAGTATCCATCGACTTATCCGGCAGACCCTACTTCGTGTTTGACGGCAACTTCCCCCGAGCTGAAGTTGGCGGTCTGGCAACAGAATTGGTACCGCATTTCTTCCGTTCACTGGCCGACGCGCTTGCTGCCTCGCTGCACATCGAAGTTCGCGGTGAAAACACCCACCACATGGTAGAAGCTTGTTTCAAGAGTACCGGTCGCGCACTGCGTCAGGCTGTGCGCATCGAAGGTGACAGCCTGCCCTCGACGAAAGGCATGTTGGCCTGA
- the hisG gene encoding ATP phosphoribosyltransferase, with product MENPEQRIKIAVQKSGRLTDHSLDLLERCGLKFTQSKDQLFCYGENMPVDLLLVRDDDIPGLVSDDVCDLGIVGLNVVTEKRYALQDEGHEALFDQVFELDFGHCRLSVAAPEGTDFAGPQSLQGKRIATSYTATLGNYLRENNVTAEIVYFSGAVEIAPKLGRADFICDLVSTGSTLAANQLCEVQTVTQSEAVIIQTRASLSPSKQEWVDKLLQRLDGVLQVRESKYIMLHAPRSALAEIRRLLPGSEAPTVMPLEGDDNRVAVHAVCRENVFWETLENLKAAGASAMLVLPVEKMLA from the coding sequence ATGGAAAACCCAGAGCAACGCATCAAGATTGCGGTGCAGAAATCCGGCCGCCTGACCGATCACTCCCTGGATCTTTTGGAGCGCTGCGGCCTCAAATTCACCCAAAGTAAAGATCAGCTGTTTTGCTACGGCGAGAACATGCCTGTCGACCTGCTGCTGGTTCGTGATGACGACATTCCCGGGCTGGTCAGCGATGATGTTTGCGATCTCGGTATCGTCGGCCTGAACGTGGTCACCGAGAAACGCTACGCGCTGCAGGATGAAGGCCACGAAGCCCTGTTTGACCAGGTTTTTGAACTGGACTTCGGTCACTGCCGACTTTCTGTAGCCGCACCGGAAGGTACCGATTTCGCCGGACCGCAATCATTGCAAGGCAAGCGCATAGCGACAAGTTACACTGCAACGCTCGGCAATTATTTGCGTGAGAACAACGTCACCGCCGAGATTGTTTACTTCTCCGGTGCCGTCGAGATAGCGCCAAAACTGGGCCGTGCCGATTTCATCTGCGACCTGGTTTCTACCGGCTCGACGCTCGCTGCCAATCAACTCTGTGAAGTGCAGACCGTTACCCAAAGCGAAGCAGTCATTATCCAGACCCGCGCATCCCTGAGTCCGTCCAAACAGGAATGGGTCGACAAATTGCTGCAGCGACTGGACGGTGTTTTGCAGGTCCGTGAAAGCAAGTACATCATGCTGCACGCACCGCGTTCCGCACTGGCGGAAATCCGCCGCCTTTTGCCCGGTTCGGAAGCCCCGACGGTCATGCCGCTCGAAGGTGATGATAACCGGGTCGCCGTGCATGCGGTCTGTCGCGAGAACGTTTTCTGGGAAACACTGGAGAATCTGAAAGCCGCCGGTGCCAGTGCGATGCTGGTACTGCCCGTGGAAAAAATGCTGGCGTGA
- the hisD gene encoding histidinol dehydrogenase, which translates to MQVLVWRELDDEQRHNVLQRPALSIGPDIAEAAAAIIRQVRTNGDAALLELTARFDSAELTSLRVSADDFAAAEQALSAESINAIDVAIANVSRFHEAQRQAAIDVETMPGVRCERLTRPIDAVGLYVPAGTAPLPSAAIMLAVPARIAGCSRKALCTPPRPDGTADPAVLIAAQRAGVDEIYKVGGAQAIAALAFGTESIQPVDKIFGPGNAWVTAAKSQVSGIAGGVAIDMPAGPSEVLVIADEAANAAFVASDLLSQAEHGADSQVILLSTSEKLLADVREQLDQQLQKLARREIAAAALLNSRLIVCDDIEMAIAISNTYAPEHLILQFENARSTLPAISNAGSVFVGPWTPESVGDYCSGTNHVLPTYGAARNFSGLGLEQFCRQMTVQELTPDGLERLGPSVTELARLEGLDAHAAAVDIRIRNLTERKQ; encoded by the coding sequence ATGCAGGTACTTGTATGGCGCGAACTGGACGATGAACAACGTCACAACGTACTGCAGCGACCGGCGCTGTCGATCGGCCCGGACATTGCGGAGGCTGCAGCAGCAATCATTCGCCAGGTGCGGACCAATGGCGATGCCGCGCTACTCGAACTGACGGCGCGATTTGATAGCGCCGAATTAACGTCCTTGCGAGTCAGCGCGGATGATTTTGCCGCAGCGGAACAGGCACTGTCTGCTGAGTCCATCAATGCCATCGACGTCGCCATTGCCAACGTAAGCCGATTTCACGAAGCGCAGCGACAGGCGGCTATCGACGTCGAAACCATGCCCGGTGTTCGTTGCGAAAGACTCACCCGACCTATCGATGCGGTGGGACTGTACGTCCCGGCCGGAACGGCACCCTTACCGTCAGCCGCAATCATGCTTGCCGTACCGGCGCGCATTGCAGGATGCAGTCGCAAGGCACTGTGCACCCCTCCTCGCCCTGACGGCACTGCCGACCCGGCTGTGCTGATAGCTGCGCAGCGTGCCGGCGTGGATGAAATTTACAAAGTCGGCGGTGCTCAGGCCATTGCCGCATTGGCTTTCGGCACCGAAAGTATTCAGCCGGTCGACAAGATATTCGGGCCAGGCAACGCGTGGGTTACGGCGGCGAAATCGCAAGTTTCCGGCATAGCGGGGGGCGTTGCGATCGATATGCCCGCCGGCCCTTCGGAAGTTTTGGTCATTGCTGACGAAGCAGCAAACGCAGCGTTTGTCGCATCCGATCTTCTTTCGCAAGCTGAACACGGTGCTGACTCTCAGGTTATTTTGCTCAGTACCAGCGAAAAACTGCTGGCAGACGTGCGAGAGCAACTTGATCAGCAACTGCAAAAACTTGCTCGGCGCGAGATTGCCGCTGCAGCCCTGTTGAACAGTCGCCTGATTGTCTGTGACGACATAGAGATGGCGATTGCTATTAGCAACACCTATGCGCCTGAGCACTTGATTTTGCAGTTCGAGAACGCCCGCAGCACGCTCCCGGCGATCAGCAACGCAGGCTCCGTGTTTGTCGGTCCCTGGACACCGGAGTCGGTTGGCGACTATTGCAGCGGGACCAACCACGTCCTGCCCACCTATGGCGCAGCGCGAAACTTCAGTGGACTCGGGTTGGAACAGTTTTGCCGGCAAATGACAGTGCAGGAACTGACGCCCGATGGCCTCGAACGGCTGGGACCCAGCGTCACGGAACTGGCGCGGCTTGAAGGCCTGGACGCACACGCGGCGGCTGTGGATATACGGATTCGCAATCTCACGGAGCGCAAGCAGTGA
- the hisH gene encoding imidazole glycerol phosphate synthase subunit HisH, giving the protein MKNDVVIIDSGGANIASLMFALERLGAAATLTTDKEIIGNAPRVILPGVGAAADAMLRLEQHDLLELIPNLTQPVLGVCLGMQLLAQHSAEGDTRCLGIIPATAAKLPDDQGIPVPNMGWCRIENKRDHPLLHGIENGSWFYFVHSYALPPGDYSCANARHVDDFCAIASQANFFAAQCHPERSAKAGARLLKNFLQIS; this is encoded by the coding sequence ATGAAGAACGACGTTGTAATTATTGACAGTGGCGGCGCCAACATTGCGTCGTTGATGTTTGCGCTCGAACGGCTTGGGGCGGCCGCAACCCTGACGACCGACAAGGAAATCATCGGCAACGCTCCCAGAGTGATTCTGCCGGGCGTAGGCGCTGCTGCCGACGCGATGTTGCGACTCGAACAGCATGACCTGCTGGAGCTGATTCCGAACCTTACACAACCGGTTCTGGGCGTATGCCTCGGCATGCAGTTGTTAGCTCAGCATTCTGCAGAGGGCGATACCCGATGCCTCGGTATTATTCCAGCGACTGCGGCGAAACTGCCGGACGATCAAGGCATCCCGGTTCCCAACATGGGCTGGTGCCGTATCGAGAACAAGCGCGATCACCCGCTCTTGCACGGCATCGAAAACGGCAGCTGGTTTTATTTCGTACACAGCTACGCGTTGCCACCGGGTGACTACAGTTGTGCAAATGCCCGCCATGTTGACGATTTTTGTGCAATCGCGTCGCAGGCCAATTTTTTTGCCGCACAATGCCATCCCGAACGCTCCGCGAAAGCCGGTGCACGCTTACTCAAAAACTTCCTGCAGATTTCCTGA
- the metX gene encoding homoserine O-acetyltransferase MetX, whose protein sequence is MLQAASVRAADESVAQHVSALTRYYRLPGPLHLECGETLPEVEVAYRTWGDPANAAASTVLICHALTASADADVWWPGMIGADAAFDPATDYVVCSNLLGSCYGTTGPASLRTGAAERYRADFPAISVRDMVRVQRLLLDHLGVARLALVTGPSLGGMQAFEWAAMYPEQVDAIAPMGAGGRHSAWCIASSEAQCAAIRADANWNHGYYSDDQPPTKGLAAARMMAVCMYRSWRGFQQRFAREQRDHDTFQVQSYLRHQGDKLNDRFDANCYLRLVQAMNGHDLARGREQYFDVLESITQPVLLVSSSSDQLYPAHELEVVARHMPNATHETLVTDEGHDGFLIKTGPLAAMIRAFRNRLSSANHVSVSGANAVAAHESRTTTLPRHRLAS, encoded by the coding sequence ATGTTGCAAGCCGCGTCCGTTCGCGCAGCCGACGAGAGTGTGGCGCAACACGTGTCTGCATTGACTCGCTATTATCGGTTGCCCGGCCCATTGCATCTGGAGTGTGGCGAGACACTGCCGGAGGTAGAGGTCGCCTATCGCACGTGGGGCGACCCTGCCAATGCCGCGGCAAGCACGGTATTGATTTGCCATGCCTTGACGGCATCGGCGGACGCGGATGTCTGGTGGCCCGGAATGATCGGTGCTGACGCCGCATTTGACCCGGCGACTGACTATGTTGTTTGCAGCAATCTTCTTGGCAGTTGCTACGGTACGACCGGGCCGGCATCGCTACGCACGGGGGCTGCAGAGCGCTATCGAGCGGATTTTCCAGCCATCAGCGTGCGGGATATGGTGCGGGTACAGCGCCTGTTGCTCGATCACCTTGGCGTAGCCCGGTTGGCGCTGGTTACCGGACCCTCACTTGGCGGGATGCAAGCGTTTGAGTGGGCCGCAATGTACCCGGAACAAGTCGATGCGATCGCGCCAATGGGCGCGGGCGGTCGGCATTCGGCGTGGTGCATTGCCAGCAGCGAGGCGCAGTGTGCGGCGATTCGCGCGGACGCAAATTGGAATCACGGCTACTACAGTGACGATCAGCCACCCACCAAGGGGCTTGCTGCTGCACGGATGATGGCGGTATGCATGTACCGGAGCTGGCGTGGCTTCCAACAGCGCTTCGCCCGCGAACAACGCGACCACGACACATTCCAGGTGCAGTCATATCTACGCCATCAGGGTGACAAGCTCAACGATCGATTTGATGCCAACTGCTATCTAAGGCTGGTGCAGGCGATGAACGGTCATGACCTGGCGCGAGGGCGTGAACAGTATTTCGATGTACTGGAAAGCATCACACAGCCTGTCCTGCTGGTCTCCAGCAGCAGCGATCAATTGTATCCGGCTCATGAACTTGAGGTTGTGGCAAGGCACATGCCGAATGCGACCCACGAGACGTTGGTGACGGACGAAGGCCACGATGGCTTTCTGATCAAAACCGGGCCGTTGGCAGCAATGATCAGGGCATTCCGAAACCGCTTGTCGTCAGCGAACCACGTATCGGTCAGCGGTGCAAATGCCGTTGCTGCGCACGAATCTCGCACGACAACGTTGCCGCGACACCGCTTGGCCAGCTAA
- the hisC gene encoding histidinol-phosphate transaminase — protein sequence MSIEQLARPEIARLQAYVTAEQQPDTIRLNANEAPCTPGLDNSDLNRYPQIRPDTIIERLAGLYGVTTQQVMVTRGSSEAIDILIRSFCRAYTDNIVTTTPSFSMYRVYAEMQAAGIVQVPLSLRHFALDTETLLAACTDNSKLIFLCSPNNPSGDLLDHASILQIVKARAGRSVVVVDEAYIEFSDRPSLLSALDDYDNLVILRTLSKAHGLAGLRCGSILAPPATIRLLSAMLPPYAFSTPTTQTVLDALTPEAVAAANALVATTTAERERVRGALETLSPVVKIWPSQSNFLLVQFRDLATVNRALNAARVLIRSFGNDELLSNCARITIGATAENNLLIDTLKNFTETEL from the coding sequence GTGAGTATCGAGCAACTGGCGCGGCCAGAAATTGCGCGGCTACAAGCGTATGTCACGGCAGAACAGCAGCCGGACACGATCCGCCTGAACGCCAACGAAGCGCCCTGCACACCGGGGCTTGATAATTCGGATTTGAATCGCTATCCGCAGATTCGTCCGGATACGATCATCGAGCGACTGGCCGGACTGTACGGCGTCACAACGCAGCAGGTCATGGTCACCCGCGGCAGCAGTGAGGCCATAGACATTTTGATTCGCAGCTTTTGCAGGGCGTATACCGACAACATTGTGACAACGACGCCGTCATTCTCCATGTACCGCGTCTATGCCGAAATGCAGGCAGCCGGGATCGTGCAGGTCCCCTTGTCCCTTCGGCATTTCGCGCTGGATACGGAGACATTGCTCGCAGCCTGCACCGACAACAGTAAACTGATCTTCCTCTGCTCGCCGAACAACCCGAGTGGAGACTTGCTCGACCACGCCAGCATTTTGCAGATTGTCAAAGCCCGCGCCGGTCGTTCGGTAGTGGTTGTTGATGAGGCCTATATCGAATTCAGTGATCGGCCGTCATTACTCAGCGCACTCGACGATTACGACAATCTAGTGATTCTGCGTACGCTTTCCAAAGCCCACGGCCTTGCGGGCCTGCGCTGCGGCAGCATCCTTGCGCCGCCCGCGACGATTCGGCTGTTAAGTGCCATGTTGCCGCCCTACGCGTTTTCGACGCCCACTACACAAACGGTACTGGATGCCTTGACTCCGGAGGCAGTTGCCGCCGCGAACGCACTCGTTGCAACAACAACGGCCGAACGAGAACGGGTGCGCGGCGCGCTCGAAACACTAAGCCCGGTAGTCAAAATCTGGCCGAGTCAAAGCAACTTTCTGCTCGTTCAGTTTCGCGACCTTGCAACAGTCAATCGTGCACTGAATGCAGCACGGGTACTGATCCGCTCCTTCGGCAATGACGAGTTACTCAGCAATTGCGCACGGATAACGATCGGGGCAACGGCTGAGAACAATCTGCTGATCGATACCTTGAAGAATTTCACGGAGACTGAATTGTGA
- the leuB gene encoding 3-isopropylmalate dehydrogenase, whose amino-acid sequence MDALITVLPGDGIGPEVAAAGQQVLTAIAEKYGHKFSYSEQLIGGAAIDAIGNPLPPDTVASCRESNAVLLGAVGGPKWSDPNATVRPEQGLLAIRAELGVFANLRPVQILPQLAGASPIKSERLRNVDMIVVRELTGGIYFGAKTRDATSASDLCVYERHEIERIVRVAANLARNRSGKLCSVDKANVLETSRLWRDVTSKLIATEFSDLNVEHMLVDAAAMHLINRPSDFDVVVTENMFGDILTDEASMLAGSLGMLPSASIGESECGLYEPIHGSAPDIAGQGIANPCGTIASAALLLRYSLHLNEEADAVEAAIRQVIADGKRTADIAVDGDQVLSTQAMTQAIVAQLEQR is encoded by the coding sequence CTGGACGCCCTGATTACAGTATTGCCCGGCGATGGCATAGGTCCCGAGGTTGCCGCAGCGGGCCAGCAAGTGCTCACCGCGATTGCGGAGAAGTACGGTCACAAATTCAGCTACTCCGAACAGTTGATTGGCGGCGCAGCGATTGATGCCATAGGCAATCCGTTGCCACCCGACACCGTCGCCAGTTGCCGCGAAAGCAACGCGGTATTGCTGGGTGCTGTAGGCGGCCCCAAGTGGTCCGATCCGAATGCCACGGTACGGCCGGAGCAAGGCTTGCTCGCCATTCGAGCAGAACTGGGCGTGTTCGCCAACCTGCGTCCGGTGCAGATTCTGCCGCAACTGGCTGGCGCTTCGCCGATAAAGTCAGAGCGCCTGCGCAATGTCGACATGATCGTCGTGCGGGAATTGACCGGCGGAATATATTTCGGCGCGAAGACTCGCGACGCCACCTCGGCGAGCGATCTGTGCGTCTACGAACGCCACGAGATTGAACGTATCGTGCGGGTTGCCGCCAATCTGGCGCGAAACCGCTCCGGCAAATTGTGTTCGGTGGACAAAGCCAATGTGCTCGAGACCTCGCGGCTGTGGCGCGACGTAACAAGCAAACTCATTGCCACAGAGTTTAGCGACCTGAATGTCGAACATATGCTGGTGGACGCCGCCGCGATGCACCTGATTAACCGACCGTCCGACTTCGACGTCGTGGTAACCGAAAACATGTTCGGCGATATTCTTACTGACGAGGCGTCCATGCTCGCAGGTTCGCTCGGCATGCTGCCGTCGGCCTCCATAGGCGAATCTGAATGCGGCTTGTATGAACCAATCCACGGCTCGGCACCGGACATTGCCGGGCAAGGCATTGCCAACCCTTGCGGTACTATCGCCAGTGCGGCGCTCCTGCTGCGCTACAGTCTGCACCTGAACGAGGAAGCTGACGCGGTAGAGGCCGCCATTCGCCAGGTTATCGCTGATGGCAAACGTACCGCGGATATTGCCGTCGACGGCGATCAGGTATTGTCGACTCAAGCCATGACACAGGCGATCGTCGCACAACTTGAGCAGCGCTGA
- the metB gene encoding cystathionine gamma-synthase codes for MTSSVHPATRAVRAAIETDEQHGAIVPPLHLSTNFSFAGFGEKRQYDYTRSGNPTRDALADALCQLEEGAGAVVTSSGMAALTLLVQLLEPGDLLIAPHDCYGGTYRLFENLARRGHFELAFVDQTDSKALAAACERKPRLILAETPSNPLLRIVDIRALAAAAKACGALLAVDNTFLSPALQNPLTLGADIVVHSTTKYLNGHSDVVGGAVIAATTELAESLSWWANCLGITGAPFDSFLTLRGVRTLHSRMRTHEENAGQLAAALAAHPAVERVYYPGLADHPGHDLAAEQQKGFGGMLSFDLAGGEDNVRAFVNNLEYFSLAESLGGVESLVCHPASMTHAAVSREALAVAGVGNNLVRFSVGLENGEDLLADVLRALEHAQRASGNAALSAVAS; via the coding sequence ATGACATCTTCAGTTCACCCGGCCACCCGTGCTGTTCGTGCTGCCATCGAAACCGATGAGCAACATGGCGCAATTGTGCCGCCCTTGCACTTGTCCACCAACTTCAGTTTTGCCGGTTTTGGTGAAAAGCGGCAATACGATTACACCCGCAGCGGAAACCCGACCAGGGATGCACTGGCTGATGCATTGTGCCAACTGGAAGAGGGTGCCGGCGCCGTCGTGACATCGTCGGGTATGGCGGCATTGACGCTGTTGGTCCAGTTGCTTGAGCCGGGTGATCTGCTGATCGCACCCCATGACTGCTATGGCGGTACCTACCGGTTGTTCGAAAATCTTGCGCGTCGCGGGCACTTTGAACTCGCCTTCGTCGATCAGACGGACAGCAAGGCGCTGGCAGCTGCTTGCGAACGCAAACCGCGCTTGATCCTCGCCGAGACGCCGTCAAACCCGCTGCTGCGCATTGTCGATATACGGGCACTCGCGGCGGCTGCGAAAGCCTGTGGCGCACTTCTGGCGGTCGATAACACCTTTTTGTCGCCAGCCCTGCAGAATCCGCTGACGTTGGGTGCCGACATCGTGGTGCATTCAACGACCAAATACCTGAACGGCCACAGCGATGTGGTCGGCGGTGCGGTTATAGCGGCAACCACGGAACTGGCGGAAAGCCTGAGTTGGTGGGCGAACTGTTTGGGCATAACCGGCGCACCGTTCGACAGCTTCCTGACCTTGCGCGGCGTTCGTACGCTGCATTCGAGAATGCGGACCCACGAAGAAAACGCCGGCCAACTGGCCGCCGCACTGGCCGCTCATCCGGCAGTTGAGCGGGTCTATTATCCCGGTCTTGCCGACCACCCGGGACACGATTTGGCCGCGGAACAACAGAAAGGGTTCGGTGGAATGCTGAGTTTCGATCTCGCAGGGGGGGAAGATAACGTGCGCGCATTCGTTAACAACCTCGAGTACTTTTCGCTGGCGGAATCTCTTGGTGGTGTCGAAAGCCTCGTATGCCATCCGGCATCGATGACACATGCGGCGGTAAGCCGTGAAGCATTGGCGGTCGCGGGAGTTGGCAACAATCTGGTGCGTTTCTCGGTGGGTCTGGAGAACGGCGAAGATTTGCTTGCCGATGTTCTGCGCGCGCTGGAACATGCGCAACGTGCAAGCGGTAATGCGGCACTTAGCGCGGTAGCCAGTTAA
- the hisF gene encoding imidazole glycerol phosphate synthase subunit HisF, with product MPAKRIIPCLDVRDGKVVKGVQFRNHRVVGDIIELAERYCREQADELVFYDITASPDGRTVDRRWVSDVARVLDIPFSVAGGIRSIADAEDVLNRGADKISINSPALQDPSLISTLAKRFGSQCVVIGIDSRESDDGYHVYKFTGDPTKTVAAEFDTLAWIREVQDRGAGEIVLNCMNQDGVREGYDCEQLSLVREQCRVPLIASGGAGAMEHFANVFRTSNVDGALAASVFHSGEIAIGALKAYLHEQRIDVRLPETSNPGTE from the coding sequence ATTCCAGCAAAACGTATAATTCCCTGCCTTGATGTCCGCGACGGCAAAGTCGTCAAGGGTGTCCAGTTCCGCAATCACCGGGTTGTTGGCGACATCATCGAACTCGCCGAACGGTATTGCCGCGAACAGGCCGACGAACTGGTTTTTTACGACATCACCGCCAGCCCGGATGGCCGAACGGTCGACCGGCGCTGGGTCAGCGATGTCGCGCGGGTACTCGATATTCCGTTCAGTGTTGCCGGCGGCATCCGTAGCATTGCCGACGCCGAGGACGTACTCAATCGCGGCGCCGACAAAATCTCAATTAACTCTCCCGCGCTGCAGGATCCGTCACTCATCTCAACGCTGGCCAAACGCTTTGGTTCGCAGTGCGTAGTGATCGGCATCGACAGTCGCGAGTCCGATGACGGCTATCACGTGTACAAGTTTACCGGTGATCCCACCAAGACCGTCGCAGCGGAGTTCGACACACTGGCCTGGATCCGCGAAGTGCAGGATCGTGGCGCAGGCGAAATAGTCTTGAATTGCATGAATCAGGATGGCGTCCGCGAGGGCTATGACTGCGAGCAATTGAGCCTGGTTCGCGAGCAGTGCCGGGTGCCCTTGATTGCCTCGGGTGGCGCCGGTGCAATGGAACACTTTGCCAACGTGTTTCGTACCAGCAATGTGGACGGTGCATTGGCAGCCAGCGTTTTTCACAGTGGCGAAATTGCTATTGGCGCACTGAAAGCCTACCTGCACGAACAACGAATTGATGTGCGACTTCCAGAAACGTCAAACCCGGGAACCGAATGA